One segment of Ficedula albicollis isolate OC2 chromosome 2, FicAlb1.5, whole genome shotgun sequence DNA contains the following:
- the IRX4 gene encoding iroquois-class homeodomain protein IRX-4, whose translation MSYPQFGYPYSSAPQFLMSTNSLTTCCETSSRTLAETGAAASAQTPVYCPVYESRLLATARHELNSAAALGVYGGPYAGPQGYGNYVTYGTEAPAFYSLVSRPGDARSLPRTPRAPGARPLGGTRSPGGAAPGVPSAPGGSRSPGGSPPPRGIPSAPGDPLRPSVRSPRSAPPSAAAPARRSLLAVTQLKVAPDELAAECRGPVRAGSFGRPRLRLANKMMPVLIPPKTDLSSSISSPSGRCHRQAGSGSGTPRGRREQGVTSRGLPCACRYGTMDGGTRRKNATRETTSTLKAWLQEHRKNPYPTKGEKIMLAIITKMTLTQVSTWFANARRRLKKENKMTWPPRNKCSDEKRPYEEEEEEEEEGSQEEAMKSGKAEEPTGKEEKELELSDLEDLDAAESESSECELRRPFPHPLPHPHPGGGGGPAKMPPPAASGEEEEEEEEAAAAERARSCLKTAADECGPDPLGARQRGCESKMCFQQGQQLLEAKPRIWSLAHTATSLNQAEYPSCMLKRPGGSAAAAAPAPVSVIDRHQDSPVTNLRNWVDGVFHDPLFRHSTLNQALSNTTVSWATTKGAILETGALGRAVGNGANVLKGQLSNLAHHDSNKEFLAFPKSGSKMFCS comes from the exons ATGTCCTATCCTCAGTTTGGCTACCCTTACTCCTCAGCACCCCAG TTCCTGATGAGCACCAACTCCCTGACGACCTGCTGCGAGACCAGCAGCCGGACGCTGGCTGAGACGGGGGCGGCCGCCTCGGCGCAGACCCCCGTGTACTGCCCGGTGTACGAGAGCCGCCTGCTCGCCACCGCCCGACACGAGCTCAACTCCGCCGCCGCCCTGGGGGTCTACGGCGGGCCCTACGCCGGGCCCCAGGGCTATGGAAACTACGTGACCTACGGTACCGAGGCTCCCGCCTTCTACTCCTTGGTAAGCCGCCCCGGGGATGCTCGCTCCCTCCCGCGCACTCCCCGTGCCCCCGGGGCGAGGCCGCTCGGCGGGACCCGCTCCCCGGGCGGGGCAGCCCCGGGGGTTCCCTCCGCCCCGGGGGGTTCCCGCAGCCCCGGGGGATCCCCTCCGCCCCGGGGGATCCCCTCCGCCCCGGGGGATCCCCTCCGCCCCTCCGTGCGCTCCCCGCGTTCAGCCCCGCCGTcggcagctgctccagcccggCGCTCGCTCCTCGCGGTAACGCAATTAAAAGTCGCGCCTGACGAGCTGGCGGCCGAGTGCCGAGGGCCCGTCCGGGCGGGCAGTTTCGGCCGACCCAGACTCAGGCTTGCAAACAAAATGATGC CTGTCCTCATCCCTCCTAAAACCGATCTGTCCTCATCCATCTCCTCACCCTCCGGGAGGTGCCACAGACAAGCGGGCTCGGGCTCTGGGACCCCGCGCGGGAGGCGAGAGCAGGGTGTCACATCCCGAGGgctcccctgtgcctgcaggtaCGGGACGATGGACGGCGGGACGCGGAGAAAAAACGCCACCCGAGAGACGACCAGCACGCTGAaggcctggctgcaggagcaccgCAAGAACCCCTACCCCACCAAGGGCGAGAAGATCATGCTGGCCATCATCACCAAGATGACCCTCACCCAGGTCTCCACCTGGTTCGCCAACGCCCGCCGGCGGCTCAAGAAGGAGAACAAGATGACCTGGCCCCCGCGGAACAAGTGCTCTGACGAGAAGCGGCCCTacgaggaagaggaggaggaggaggaggagggttcGCAGGAAGAGGCGATGAAGAGCGGGAAAGCCGAGG AACCCACGggcaaggaggagaaggagctggagctcagcgACCTGGAGGACTTGGACGCCGCCGAGTCGGAGAGCTCGGAGTGCGAGCTGAGGCGGCCCTTCCCGCACCCGCTCCCGCATCCGCaccc gggggggggggggggccccgccaAGATGCCGCCGCCCGCCGCCTCcggggaggaagaggaggaggaggaggaggcggcggcggcAGAGCGGGCGCGGAGCTGCCTGAAGACGGCGGCGGACGAGTGCGGCCCCGACCCGCTGGGCGCTCGGCAGCGCGGCTGCGAGTCCAAGATGTGCTtccagcaggggcagcagctgctggaggcgAAGCCCAGGATTTGGTCCCTGGCGCACACTGCCACCTCCCTCAACCAGGCCGAGTACCCCTCCTGCATGCTGAAAAGGCCGGGGGGCtcggccgccgccgccgctcccGCCCCGGTCAGCGTCATCGACAGGCACCAGGATTCGCCGGTCACCAACCTCAGGAACTGGGTGGACGGGGTGTTTCACGACCCCCTGTTCAGGCACAGTACTTTAAACCAAGCCCTGAGCAACACAACAGTTTCCTGGGCTACCACCAAAGGAGCCATTCTGGAAACGGGCGCCTTGGGACGCGCGGTGGGGAACGGCGCCAATGTGCTCAAGGGGCAGCTCTCAAACCTGGCCCACCATGACTCAAACAAAGAGTTTCTGGCGTTTCCCAAATCAGgaagcaaaatgttttgttccTAA